Proteins from a single region of Dissulfurirhabdus thermomarina:
- a CDS encoding ArsR/SmtB family transcription factor produces MSSADVRRLLFEQFARVGKALGHASRLELLDFLAQGERPVEALARLAGLSVANTSRHLQVLRRAGLAACRREGSQVFYRVADEAVIELVDVVRRLARRRLDEVQELVDRYLSALDGLEPVSAAELLHRLREGEVTLIDVRPREEFEAGHIPGALNVPLREIDGLLHRLPPGREVVAYCRGPYCVLSYEAVDRLRRGGVAARRFAEGFPEWRLAGLPVARGGDRGESGRAADAGSGETAAAGRKEGE; encoded by the coding sequence ATGTCAAGCGCCGATGTCCGCCGTCTCCTCTTCGAGCAGTTCGCCCGGGTGGGGAAGGCCCTCGGCCACGCCAGCCGCCTCGAGCTGCTCGACTTTCTCGCCCAGGGGGAGCGCCCCGTGGAGGCCCTGGCGCGGCTGGCCGGCCTCTCCGTGGCCAACACCTCGCGCCACCTCCAGGTGCTCCGCCGCGCCGGCCTGGCGGCGTGCCGGCGGGAGGGCTCCCAGGTCTTCTACCGGGTGGCCGACGAGGCCGTCATCGAGCTGGTGGACGTCGTGCGCCGGCTGGCGCGGCGCCGACTCGACGAGGTCCAGGAACTGGTGGACCGGTACTTGTCGGCCCTGGACGGCCTCGAGCCGGTGTCCGCGGCCGAGCTTCTCCACCGGCTGCGGGAGGGCGAGGTGACCCTGATCGACGTCCGGCCCCGGGAGGAGTTCGAGGCCGGCCACATCCCCGGGGCCCTCAACGTGCCCCTTCGGGAGATCGACGGCCTTCTCCACCGGCTTCCGCCCGGGCGCGAGGTGGTGGCCTACTGCCGCGGTCCCTACTGCGTCCTCTCCTACGAGGCGGTGGACCGGCTCCGGCGGGGCGGCGTGGCGGCGCGCCGCTTCGCCGAGGGATTCCCGGAGTGGCGCCTGGCCGGGCTTCCCGTGGCCCGGGGCGGTGACCGCGGGGAGTCCGGCCGGGCGGCGGATGCCGGAAGTGGAGAAACGGCGGCGGCCGGCCGAAAAGAAGGAGAGTGA
- a CDS encoding sulfite exporter TauE/SafE family protein, whose protein sequence is MIHPDEARFWTAVFAVLLILTAADMAPFPAGAAGPDRPATAAGAYGLSGKIGAALAQTPTGTGPGRIDPRAPRGFAGIPGAPRIDYAAAFLWAVWVGWIFSTVGAFGGIMAGVGHLTIFGLGAYAAAFKGTNPTLNALLTDSIRASNQVLVAAAALISTWNFLRMRRIVVPLGLALGLGSVTGAVLIPWLTAGRVHLREYVGYFGLAVLVIGGFLFYGTTARGRRRSAKAREAAEAFRRSARAGTEAEAASGVRLERFSPTRVEFRFSGVPFGFNPLLAAAGGLVIAGLSAFLGIGGGFLYVPFMTGVVGLPMFIVAGTSALAVLLSMVVSLFTYVVVKGTFLSWSLVGAETAGVIAGAMIGPRTQKYIPDLWLKRIFVVLALYVGLRYFSKGFFGQSWLPPY, encoded by the coding sequence ATGATCCATCCCGACGAGGCGAGGTTCTGGACCGCCGTCTTCGCCGTGCTGCTCATCCTCACGGCCGCGGACATGGCCCCCTTCCCGGCCGGCGCCGCGGGGCCGGACCGGCCCGCGACCGCCGCCGGCGCCTACGGCCTTTCCGGAAAGATCGGCGCGGCCCTGGCACAGACCCCCACCGGGACGGGCCCCGGCCGCATCGACCCCCGGGCGCCCCGGGGCTTCGCGGGCATCCCCGGGGCCCCCCGCATCGACTACGCCGCCGCCTTCCTCTGGGCGGTCTGGGTGGGCTGGATCTTCTCCACCGTGGGAGCCTTCGGCGGGATCATGGCCGGGGTCGGCCACCTCACCATATTCGGCCTGGGAGCCTACGCAGCCGCCTTCAAGGGCACCAACCCCACGCTGAACGCCCTCCTCACCGACAGCATCCGGGCCTCGAACCAGGTCCTCGTGGCCGCCGCGGCCCTGATCTCCACCTGGAACTTCCTCCGGATGCGGCGCATCGTGGTCCCCCTGGGCCTCGCCCTGGGCCTCGGCAGCGTGACGGGGGCGGTCCTCATCCCGTGGCTCACCGCGGGGCGCGTGCACCTCCGGGAGTACGTCGGCTACTTCGGCCTGGCCGTCCTGGTGATCGGCGGGTTCCTCTTCTACGGGACCACGGCCCGTGGACGGCGCCGGTCGGCCAAGGCACGGGAGGCCGCCGAGGCCTTCCGCCGGTCCGCCCGGGCGGGGACGGAGGCCGAGGCCGCCTCCGGGGTGCGCCTGGAACGGTTCTCTCCCACCCGGGTGGAGTTCCGGTTCTCGGGGGTCCCCTTCGGCTTCAACCCTCTCCTCGCCGCGGCGGGCGGGCTGGTCATCGCCGGCCTGTCGGCCTTTCTCGGGATCGGGGGCGGTTTTCTCTACGTCCCCTTCATGACCGGGGTGGTGGGGCTCCCCATGTTCATCGTGGCGGGGACCTCGGCCCTGGCGGTGCTGCTCAGCATGGTGGTCAGCCTCTTCACCTACGTGGTGGTGAAGGGGACCTTCCTGAGCTGGAGCCTCGTCGGGGCGGAGACCGCAGGCGTCATCGCCGGGGCCATGATCGGGCCGCGGACGCAGAAATACATCCCCGACCTCTGGCTGAAGCGGATCTTCGTGGTGCTCGCCCTCTACGTGGGACTCCGGTACTTCAGCAAGGGCTTCTTCGGGCAGAGCTGGCTGCCGCCCTACTGA
- a CDS encoding desulfoferrodoxin family protein has translation MKRREFLVGTAAAVLAAAGAGRAGAGAPPEAVEGLRRLSDPHSPSVLEQKHVPGIEAPARVKAGDWFDVKVRVGYRVTHPSAAKHWITWIALRVDGAEVGRVTYPVGGVAAPEARFRIRIDRPARLEAVEHCNLHGTWIGEPVEVAAA, from the coding sequence ATGAAGCGCAGGGAATTTCTCGTGGGAACCGCCGCGGCCGTCTTGGCGGCCGCCGGTGCCGGGCGGGCCGGTGCGGGGGCGCCGCCGGAGGCCGTGGAAGGCCTCCGCCGTCTCTCGGACCCCCACAGTCCGTCGGTCCTCGAACAGAAGCACGTCCCGGGCATTGAGGCCCCCGCCCGTGTCAAGGCGGGGGACTGGTTCGACGTGAAGGTGCGGGTGGGATACCGGGTGACCCATCCCTCGGCCGCCAAGCACTGGATCACCTGGATCGCCCTCCGGGTGGACGGGGCCGAGGTGGGACGGGTGACCTACCCGGTGGGCGGCGTGGCCGCCCCCGAGGCCCGCTTCCGGATCCGGATCGATCGCCCTGCCCGGCTCGAAGCGGTGGAGCACTGCAACCTCCACGGTACCTGGATCGGCGAGCCGGTGGAGGTGGCGGCGGCCTGA
- a CDS encoding ankyrin repeat domain-containing protein, translating into MVHRIGFAAALGVFLLLAACAAQTPRRQLLAAVETGDTPTVARLLSEGADPNARYRSGWSALMIAEREGYHDIARLLREAGARDVRPAPSAAAPKEAAPASSPAEAADPTPPAAGGVAAPTVPAIAGEGGDDAAEVALLRFPGSRANLFLRYRVVALLRRAGGCAEVTPVQAKPVGPASEGDAWREVWLVKMCGTPRMFEVGFTPSPDGDVCGVKIEVR; encoded by the coding sequence ATGGTGCATCGTATCGGCTTCGCCGCGGCCCTGGGGGTCTTCCTGCTCCTCGCCGCCTGCGCCGCCCAGACCCCCCGCCGCCAGCTCCTCGCCGCCGTGGAGACGGGGGACACCCCCACGGTGGCCCGGCTGCTTTCCGAGGGGGCCGATCCCAACGCCCGGTACCGGTCCGGTTGGTCGGCCCTCATGATCGCCGAGCGGGAGGGCTACCACGACATCGCGCGACTCCTGCGCGAGGCCGGGGCCCGGGACGTGCGCCCGGCCCCATCCGCGGCGGCCCCGAAGGAGGCGGCGCCGGCTTCGTCGCCCGCCGAGGCGGCCGACCCGACCCCGCCGGCGGCGGGGGGCGTCGCCGCGCCGACCGTCCCGGCCATCGCAGGGGAGGGCGGCGACGACGCGGCAGAGGTGGCGCTTCTCCGCTTTCCCGGGAGCCGGGCGAACCTTTTCCTCCGGTACCGGGTGGTGGCGCTCCTCCGCCGGGCGGGGGGGTGCGCGGAGGTGACGCCAGTACAGGCGAAACCCGTCGGCCCGGCGTCCGAGGGGGACGCCTGGCGCGAGGTCTGGCTGGTCAAGATGTGCGGAACGCCCCGGATGTTCGAGGTGGGCTTCACCCCCTCGCCGGACGGGGACGTCTGCGGCGTGAAGATCGAGGTCCGGTAG
- a CDS encoding PAS domain-containing protein: MLNPTGHHLRRFVLFMLAGALAVLAAAWVTSLVRLQRAHLLASARRALGNVVEFWPHEYRDQARLLEAYLGEIQSDPALAAAFRSGDRARLLAAARPRFRQMRRRSGVTHFYFIRPDGTCFLRVHKPDRNGDRIDRFTLRQAMETGAVAAGVELGPLGTLTLRVVAPWRTGTRLIGFVELGTEAQYLAEALHRALGVDLIFTVDKSLLRKADWAAGMRMLGHPADWDRFREAAMVGGTLAALPAALPDIESLPFLDGQAEPAIVEAGGRTVAAGLLPLQDARHREIGTLLVLKDVSFEVAQIRRHLVVFGAITAGVGTLLLAVFFVLGGRIEQRLRNAWLALQEENEARRRAEAELRRHRDRLEEMVARRTRDLEAANGQLRRAEADARDAHAELAQVFEATGNGIRVIGRDCRVVRVNRAFLRIAGGAAGDWVGRPCREHLPCPDCGARRCCLQEGPAAVRTGDFEMEVPRAGGERAYCVVATTPLHDAEGRLVGVVQSFHDITHRRRAEEEIRRAKEEWDRTFDAIGDVVTLHDPEMRLLRVNRAACDLFGATPEDLVGRHCHEIFRGAPEPCPGCPVAAALANHSPHAVEITHPNLGKVFLVTASPVMDPEGRLSQVVHIARDVTRIKKMEAELRQAQKMEAVGILSGGVAHDFNNILTGIGGYTDLCLAAQAADSPLRHHLEQILALVRRGADLTRQLLAFSRKQPLDRRPLDLNRVVSDVARMLARVLGDDVRLEVTTAPGLSPVMGDRAQLEQVLVNMAVNARDAMPEGGTLTIATGARRIAPGDDVPRKLPPGDYVELVVRDTGVGMDEAVLEQIFEPFFTTKDVGKGTGLGLATAYGIVEQHGGTITVESAPGRGTTFRVYLPAGGDVPGAEEAAAGPGAEPPRGSGTILLVEDEPAIRQMFVSALQGFGYTVLPAADPDEAEDLLRRHRDAVDLLVTDIKMPGRNGIELHRALGRERPGLKVIFMSGYADAALLDEAFPADARPPFLPKPFPPSELARVIREVLAGG, from the coding sequence ATGCTGAATCCCACCGGCCACCACCTCCGCCGCTTCGTCCTCTTCATGCTGGCGGGCGCCCTGGCCGTACTCGCCGCCGCCTGGGTCACCAGCCTGGTCCGTCTCCAGCGGGCCCACCTGCTGGCATCCGCCCGGCGGGCCCTGGGGAACGTGGTGGAATTCTGGCCCCACGAGTACCGGGACCAGGCCCGGCTCCTCGAGGCCTACCTGGGCGAGATCCAAAGCGACCCGGCCCTGGCCGCGGCCTTCCGCTCCGGCGACCGGGCCCGCCTCCTCGCCGCCGCCCGCCCCCGCTTCCGGCAGATGCGGCGCCGTTCCGGGGTCACCCACTTCTACTTCATCCGCCCGGACGGGACCTGCTTCCTCCGGGTCCACAAGCCCGACCGGAACGGGGACCGGATCGACCGCTTCACCCTCCGCCAGGCCATGGAGACCGGCGCCGTGGCCGCCGGGGTGGAACTCGGCCCCCTGGGCACCCTGACCCTCCGGGTGGTGGCCCCCTGGCGCACGGGCACGCGTCTCATCGGCTTCGTGGAGCTCGGGACGGAGGCCCAGTACCTCGCCGAGGCCCTCCACCGGGCCCTGGGCGTGGACCTCATCTTCACCGTGGACAAGTCGCTGCTCCGGAAGGCGGACTGGGCGGCCGGCATGCGCATGCTGGGCCACCCGGCGGACTGGGACCGTTTCCGGGAGGCGGCGATGGTGGGCGGGACCCTGGCCGCCCTCCCGGCCGCGCTCCCGGACATCGAGTCCCTCCCGTTTCTGGACGGGCAGGCGGAACCCGCCATAGTGGAGGCCGGCGGCCGCACCGTGGCCGCGGGCCTCCTCCCCCTCCAGGACGCCCGCCACCGGGAGATCGGGACCCTCTTGGTCCTCAAGGACGTCTCCTTCGAGGTGGCCCAGATCCGCCGCCACCTCGTGGTCTTCGGCGCCATCACCGCCGGGGTGGGGACGCTGCTCCTCGCCGTGTTCTTCGTCCTCGGCGGCCGGATCGAGCAGCGCCTGCGGAACGCCTGGCTCGCCCTCCAGGAGGAAAACGAGGCCCGCCGCCGGGCCGAGGCGGAGCTCCGCCGCCACCGGGACCGCCTGGAGGAGATGGTCGCCCGGCGGACCCGGGACCTCGAGGCGGCCAACGGGCAGCTGCGGCGGGCGGAGGCCGACGCCCGAGACGCCCACGCCGAGCTGGCGCAGGTCTTCGAGGCCACCGGGAACGGGATCCGGGTGATCGGCCGGGACTGCCGCGTCGTCCGGGTGAACCGGGCCTTTCTCCGGATCGCCGGGGGGGCGGCCGGGGACTGGGTGGGCCGCCCCTGCCGGGAGCACCTCCCGTGCCCGGACTGCGGCGCGCGGCGCTGCTGCCTCCAGGAGGGACCGGCGGCGGTGCGGACCGGGGACTTCGAGATGGAGGTCCCCCGGGCGGGGGGTGAGCGCGCCTACTGCGTGGTGGCCACCACCCCCCTCCACGACGCCGAGGGGCGGCTTGTGGGCGTGGTCCAGTCCTTCCACGACATCACCCACCGCCGCCGGGCCGAGGAGGAGATCCGGCGGGCCAAGGAGGAATGGGACCGGACCTTCGACGCCATCGGGGACGTGGTGACCCTGCACGACCCCGAGATGCGCCTCCTCCGCGTCAACCGCGCGGCCTGCGACCTCTTCGGCGCCACCCCGGAGGACCTCGTCGGCCGCCACTGTCACGAGATCTTCCGGGGCGCCCCCGAACCCTGCCCGGGCTGCCCCGTGGCGGCGGCCCTGGCAAACCACTCGCCCCACGCCGTGGAGATCACCCACCCCAACCTCGGCAAGGTCTTCCTCGTCACGGCCTCCCCGGTCATGGACCCGGAGGGCCGGCTCTCCCAGGTGGTGCACATCGCCCGGGACGTGACCCGGATCAAGAAGATGGAGGCCGAACTCCGCCAGGCCCAGAAGATGGAGGCGGTGGGCATCCTCTCCGGGGGCGTGGCCCACGACTTCAACAACATCCTCACCGGGATCGGGGGCTACACCGACCTCTGCCTCGCCGCCCAGGCCGCGGACTCGCCCCTGCGCCACCACCTGGAACAGATCCTCGCCCTGGTCCGGCGGGGGGCGGACCTCACCCGCCAGCTCCTGGCCTTCAGCCGGAAGCAGCCCCTGGACCGCCGCCCCCTCGACCTCAACCGGGTCGTCTCGGACGTGGCCCGGATGCTCGCCCGCGTCCTCGGGGACGACGTCCGCCTGGAGGTGACGACGGCCCCCGGCCTTTCCCCCGTGATGGGGGACCGGGCCCAGCTGGAGCAGGTCCTGGTGAACATGGCGGTGAACGCCCGGGACGCCATGCCCGAGGGCGGCACCCTCACCATCGCCACCGGCGCCCGCCGGATCGCGCCCGGGGACGACGTCCCCCGGAAACTCCCCCCGGGCGACTACGTGGAGCTCGTGGTCCGGGACACCGGCGTCGGCATGGACGAGGCGGTGCTGGAGCAGATCTTCGAACCCTTCTTCACCACGAAGGACGTGGGCAAGGGAACGGGCCTCGGCCTGGCCACGGCTTACGGGATCGTCGAACAGCACGGGGGCACCATCACGGTGGAGAGCGCCCCCGGCCGGGGGACCACCTTCCGCGTCTACCTCCCGGCCGGGGGGGACGTCCCCGGCGCCGAGGAGGCGGCGGCCGGGCCCGGCGCGGAGCCCCCCCGGGGGTCGGGCACCATCCTCCTCGTGGAGGACGAGCCGGCGATCCGGCAGATGTTCGTCTCGGCCCTCCAGGGCTTCGGCTACACCGTGCTCCCGGCGGCCGACCCGGACGAGGCGGAGGACCTCCTCCGGCGGCACCGCGATGCGGTGGACCTCCTCGTGACGGACATCAAGATGCCGGGGCGGAACGGGATCGAACTTCACCGGGCCCTCGGCCGGGAGCGGCCCGGGCTCAAGGTGATCTTCATGTCGGGCTACGCCGACGCCGCGCTCCTCGACGAGGCCTTTCCGGCGGACGCCCGCCCGCCCTTCCTCCCCAAGCCCTTCCCGCCCTCGGAGCTGGCCCGGGTCATCCGGGAGGTCCTCGCCGGCGGCTAG
- a CDS encoding N-acyl homoserine lactonase family protein: protein MATYRIHPIVLGTKIFDKGMMTYQHDYGTPYTIPIYAWYLEGGDRRILVDTGELSPIVSEDRERAIGGRIHTFEEGLARFGLAPGDIDVVIHTHLHNDHCENDFKCENAVFYVHERELARAHDPHPLDFRYLEDYILDVEANGQIRPLAEDTEVLPGIRMVHTPAHTEGGMTVFVETPSGTAAITGFCVIRENFFPPKRVTAMEMEVIPPGTHVNVYEAYDIVRRVRDMADILVPLHEPAFASVETLP from the coding sequence ATGGCCACCTACCGCATCCATCCCATCGTCCTGGGTACGAAGATCTTCGACAAGGGCATGATGACCTACCAGCACGACTACGGCACCCCCTACACCATCCCCATCTACGCCTGGTACCTCGAGGGCGGCGACCGGCGGATCCTGGTGGACACGGGGGAACTGAGCCCCATCGTCTCCGAGGACCGCGAGCGGGCCATCGGGGGCAGGATCCACACCTTCGAGGAGGGGCTGGCCCGGTTCGGCCTGGCGCCCGGGGACATCGACGTGGTCATCCACACCCACCTCCACAACGACCACTGCGAAAACGACTTCAAGTGCGAAAACGCCGTCTTCTACGTCCACGAGCGGGAGCTGGCCCGGGCCCACGACCCGCACCCCCTGGACTTCCGCTACCTCGAGGACTACATCCTCGACGTGGAGGCCAACGGGCAGATCCGGCCGCTGGCCGAGGACACGGAGGTGCTCCCGGGCATCCGGATGGTCCACACGCCGGCCCACACGGAGGGCGGGATGACCGTCTTCGTGGAGACCCCCTCCGGAACGGCGGCCATCACCGGCTTCTGCGTGATCCGCGAAAACTTCTTCCCGCCCAAGCGCGTGACGGCCATGGAGATGGAGGTGATCCCGCCGGGGACCCACGTCAACGTCTACGAGGCCTACGACATCGTCCGGCGGGTGAGGGACATGGCGGACATCCTCGTGCCGCTCCACGAGCCCGCCTTCGCGTCGGTGGAGACCCTGCCCTGA
- a CDS encoding class I SAM-dependent methyltransferase, giving the protein MPHSHGTLPTAAGKSSFDLVDTEAVFAALALRPGETLLDLGCGVGNYALAAARRHPEAAVVAVDLWADGVAELSRRAEAAGLRNVTAHVADAGRLPLVDAGVDAVLMATVLHDLAADGRGRAALAEAARVLRPGGRLAVVEFRTVEGPPGPPLALRLGPDEVASRAAVHGFRRRAVTDAGPWTYLALFRLGQG; this is encoded by the coding sequence ATGCCGCACTCGCACGGCACCCTGCCCACCGCCGCCGGGAAGAGCAGCTTCGACCTGGTGGACACGGAGGCGGTCTTCGCCGCCCTCGCGCTTCGTCCCGGGGAGACCCTGCTCGATCTCGGCTGCGGGGTGGGTAACTACGCCCTCGCGGCCGCCCGTCGGCACCCGGAGGCCGCGGTGGTGGCCGTGGATCTCTGGGCCGACGGGGTGGCGGAGCTCTCCCGCCGGGCCGAGGCGGCGGGGCTTCGAAACGTGACGGCCCACGTGGCCGACGCGGGCCGCCTGCCGCTTGTCGACGCCGGCGTGGACGCCGTCTTGATGGCCACGGTCCTGCACGATCTCGCCGCCGACGGCCGGGGCCGCGCGGCCCTGGCCGAAGCGGCCCGGGTCCTCCGGCCCGGGGGGCGGCTGGCCGTGGTGGAGTTCCGCACGGTGGAGGGCCCCCCGGGGCCTCCCCTTGCGCTCCGGCTCGGTCCGGACGAGGTTGCCTCCCGGGCGGCGGTCCACGGGTTCCGCCGCCGGGCCGTGACGGACGCCGGTCCCTGGACCTACCTGGCGCTCTTTCGGCTTGGCCAAGGCTAG
- a CDS encoding YkgJ family cysteine cluster protein → MTAPGHRPLLADYLALRGRVDALCRRIRERYGRFIACRRGCHDCCTELSVFPVEAAALADAFARMPPGPAREAVAAAGPGGCPLLVDGACALYEARPVICRTQGLPLLLDDAPSEAGAAPAVAFCPRNFRGVTDLAGDAVISLRRLNTALAAVNLRFAARCRPGRPFPDRIGIRSALRFRCAGGAGP, encoded by the coding sequence GTGACGGCCCCCGGGCACCGGCCGCTGCTCGCCGACTACCTCGCCCTCCGCGGGCGCGTCGACGCCCTCTGTCGCCGCATCCGGGAGCGCTACGGCCGGTTCATCGCCTGCCGCCGGGGCTGCCACGACTGTTGCACGGAGCTGTCCGTCTTCCCGGTGGAGGCGGCGGCCCTGGCCGATGCCTTCGCCCGCATGCCCCCGGGGCCGGCCCGCGAGGCCGTGGCGGCCGCCGGCCCGGGCGGCTGCCCGCTCCTGGTGGACGGCGCTTGCGCCCTCTACGAGGCGCGGCCCGTCATCTGCCGGACCCAGGGTCTGCCCCTCCTCCTCGACGACGCCCCGAGCGAGGCGGGCGCCGCGCCCGCCGTGGCCTTCTGCCCGCGGAACTTTCGCGGGGTGACGGACCTCGCCGGGGACGCGGTGATCTCGCTTCGCCGCCTGAACACGGCCCTGGCGGCGGTCAACCTGCGCTTTGCGGCCCGGTGCCGCCCGGGTCGGCCCTTCCCGGACCGGATCGGCATCCGCTCGGCCCTCCGCTTCCGCTGCGCCGGGGGCGCCGGTCCCTGA
- a CDS encoding adenylosuccinate synthase, whose protein sequence is MATVVVVGTQWGDEGKGKVVDLLTRHADVIVRFQGGNNAGHTLLVGGEKFIFHLIPSGILYPDKLCLVGNGVVLDPAVLIGELDELAARDRPVTPDRLRVSENTHLILPYHRALDHAREAAKSGGRKIGTTGRGIGPCYEDKIVRTGIKVADLLDPDLFREKLEENVREKNFLLTRRYGAEPLDAGAIYDEYMAYAERLAPFAANVSVLIDEARRAGRHVLFEGAQGTQLDVDHGTYPYVTSSNTVAGGACAGAGIGPSRVDYVLGICKAYTTRVGGGPFPTELEDAVGDHLQERGAEFGATTGRRRRCGWLDGVVLQDAVRLNGLDGLAVTKLDVLSGLDPLKLCRRYEVDGRPVTSMPANIRQVERLSPVYEELSGWREDLSGVAGLDDLPPAARDYLRAMEEIAGVPVALVSVGPGRDQTLLLRNPFEA, encoded by the coding sequence ATGGCCACAGTCGTCGTCGTCGGGACCCAGTGGGGGGACGAGGGGAAGGGAAAGGTGGTGGACCTGCTCACCCGCCACGCGGACGTCATCGTGCGCTTCCAGGGGGGCAACAACGCGGGCCACACCCTGCTCGTGGGCGGGGAGAAGTTCATCTTCCACCTCATCCCCTCGGGGATCCTCTACCCCGACAAGCTGTGCCTCGTCGGCAACGGCGTGGTCCTCGACCCGGCGGTGCTCATCGGGGAACTCGACGAGCTGGCCGCCCGGGACCGCCCCGTGACCCCCGATCGGCTCCGCGTCAGCGAGAACACCCACCTCATCCTGCCCTACCACCGGGCCCTCGACCACGCCCGGGAGGCGGCCAAGTCCGGCGGCCGGAAGATCGGCACCACGGGCCGGGGCATCGGCCCCTGCTACGAGGACAAGATCGTCCGGACCGGCATCAAGGTGGCGGATCTCCTCGACCCGGACCTCTTCCGGGAGAAGCTCGAGGAGAACGTGCGCGAGAAGAACTTCCTCCTCACCCGGCGCTACGGAGCCGAACCCCTGGACGCCGGGGCCATCTACGACGAGTACATGGCCTACGCGGAGCGGCTCGCCCCCTTCGCGGCCAACGTCTCGGTCCTCATCGACGAGGCCCGCCGGGCGGGGCGCCACGTCCTCTTCGAGGGGGCGCAGGGCACCCAGCTCGACGTCGACCACGGGACGTACCCCTACGTCACCAGTTCCAACACCGTGGCGGGCGGGGCCTGCGCCGGGGCCGGCATCGGGCCGAGCCGGGTGGACTACGTGCTGGGCATCTGCAAGGCCTACACCACCCGGGTGGGCGGCGGCCCCTTCCCCACGGAGCTCGAGGACGCGGTGGGGGATCACCTGCAGGAGCGCGGGGCGGAGTTCGGGGCCACCACGGGGCGGCGGCGCCGCTGCGGTTGGCTCGACGGCGTGGTCCTCCAGGACGCCGTACGGCTCAACGGCCTCGACGGCTTGGCCGTCACCAAGCTCGACGTCCTGAGCGGGCTCGATCCACTCAAGCTCTGCCGGCGCTACGAGGTGGACGGGCGTCCCGTCACCTCCATGCCCGCCAACATCCGCCAGGTGGAGCGGCTGAGCCCGGTGTACGAGGAGCTTTCCGGCTGGCGCGAGGACCTTTCGGGGGTGGCCGGCCTGGACGACCTCCCCCCCGCCGCCCGGGACTACCTCCGCGCCATGGAGGAGATCGCCGGCGTGCCGGTGGCCCTGGTCTCCGTGGGCCCCGGCCGGGACCAGACCCTGCTGCTCAGAAACCCCTTCGAGGCCTAG